ACCGAAGGTTTGGATATACCCGGAATAAGCATGTCAGGTAATACGCTTCGTGGAGATAGATTTAACCCAATCCTTTTTATCGCACCTTTTGCACTGATGGCGCCCCTGCGCCAACGACTGCGTATGCCCGCAATAACAACAGGAATAATCGCCTGCTTCGGTAATCGTTTCGCAATGATCATCATATAATTCCGGGATCACCGGCAGGCCGGGCTTCACCTCCTCATCTGTGAAATAGTAAAAACTCACGCTGCCGTTCGTTTCCAGGATGGCCATGCGCACCTGTCCCATATGTTCCACGTTCACCCCTCTCATTTCCGCGAAAAACTCATCATGCGCGAAAGGGGAATTACCTTTATTGCCCAGTTCTATCATACCATCCCGGATGATGGTAACGGGTTTTCCTTCCACGATGCTT
Above is a genomic segment from Chitinophaga pollutisoli containing:
- a CDS encoding YetF domain-containing protein; this translates as MDWKEVFLSDTTWSLVLQVAVRTIVMFVAVLLLLRASGKKGVRQLSIFEVAIIIALGSAAGDPMFYDDVAIVPCLVVFTVILIVYRLIIWLAAKSERFESIVEGKPVTIIRDGMIELGNKGNSPFAHDEFFAEMRGVNVEHMGQVRMAILETNGSVSFYYFTDEEVKPGLPVIPELYDDHCETITEAGDYSCCYCGHTQSLAQGRHQCKRCDKKDWVKSISTKRIT